TCACAACCTCAAAGATAGGAGTCGGAGGAACAGTTATAGGTGCCGTTATAGGGTCAATGCTATATCAGCTCCTTTCATACTACTTCAGGGAGCCCCTCAAGAATGTTAAAACTGAAAGGGTTGAGAGCAGAGTTGTATTTGCAATTCCCCTCATGATAATAGTAGTAATTGAAGCCATATACCTCCTCGGCAATTTCTACTGGAAGCCCCAGCAGATATTCTACCTGCTTGAGGAGGCAACAGCATGGAACCTCTTCAGGTCGGTGGGGGTCGGGCTTATGGTGATGGGGATATATCCGCTTCTGCAGCCTGAGACCATAAAGAAGTCCTATGGACACATCCTCATCATCATGGGATTTATCATTCTCCTGAGGGGCCTTGTGGATGTGCAGTCACCCATTGTGACAATTTACAGGACGGTTTTCTATGAATTTGATATCCTGATTGCTTTAGCAGTGATCCTGGTCCTGAGTTACATGGTCATATCAATACTGAAGGATTCAGTTGTTATCGTAAGGGAAGAAGAGGTGTCTGAAGAGAATGAAAAATAAGACAAAGAATGCAACACTCAAATCCATAATAGATGTTATACTCTATGAGAATCCATCAACCCAGGATGAAATCGCGGAACGCCTTGGGATAACAAGAAGGTACGTTACCAAGCTCCTCCAGCCACTCATAAAGGAGGGCCTGGTGAGAAGGGCGTATATAGTGGACATCAAGAGATTAGAGGAGTTCCCTGATCTTTTTGATGAGGAGATAACCTCAAGGGAATATGCTGGAAGCTTCTTCATAAAGGAGATGCTGAGGGACATGGCCAGTCATGTCTGCAAACAGCTCAGGGCTTCCTTTAAATCCCTTGAGGAATACGATGAGGAACTTGCAAATGATGCCCTTAAGATGGATTACATAACAAACACGATGCATGAGAAGGTCAGGGCGTCTGTTGATACCGCCATATCAATGAACCCATACTCAGAGTTCAGCAAGACCATGAACTTCACCGAGATAGCCTATGACCTTGAAAGGATAGGTGACCACTCTGCAATAATGCCGAACTTTGTTATAAAGGAGGCCTATGAGGTTGACCCTGCAATGATGGATTACCTCAGGAAAATGTTTTCCATCGCCATTGAAATGCTGGAAACCGCAATGGAAGCATTTCTGAATGAGAAGCTTGAACTCAAGGGCCGCCTCATGTCCCTTGAAGATGAGATACACAGGGTCCAGAAGAGCGCCCTTAACTGTGTGGCGACTCAGATGGCGGAGACACCCTTTGAGGATAAGGAGCGTTCAACCTATTATATTTCCCTTTCAAGGATCGTTAAAACCCTTGAGAGGATTGCGGATATATCCATAGAGATATTTGACACGGCAGGCGAGTACTACAGAAACATTCCAAGGACCACAACACCTGAACGCTTCAGAAGACGGGAGAAAGAGTTTGATTTTGAATAAGCCTTTAGAAATCTGGGGGTTTAGAAAAAAATTATTTTTTGTTCTTCTCCATGTACTCCCTTATCTTTTTCTCCTCCCATTCCTTCCCGAATAATCTATCCTCTATGAATACGCCGAAGGCGTGCCATATCAGTCCTATACCCCAGAATACCGTCACCCAGTAGAACCACCAGCGTCCGGGGGTTGAAACAAGATTTATGAGGAAAAGGGTGAGGTTGACGGCTGCAAAAACAGATAGGTGCATGTAGAATTCCTTAAGTTCCTTCACTCTTTTCCGGGCTCTCTCGTATGGGTCCTGCATTTTTCAACACCATAAAGTGTTTTCTCTGAACTTCCTATTATTCTTTCTTCTTCTCCGTCGTAGTGTATTTCTTCGATGTCGAAGAATTTCCTGAAGGCGGGTTCCCTGACCTTCTCCTCGTATACGTGGGATATGAGTCCTGGCAGGCGTCCTATCATGAATAATCCTGCTCCTGTCCTCCAGTCGAATCCCATGTCCGAGAGTATTCCTGCGTTGGCGCCGTCAACGTTCATCCGGACGCCCTTCTCCTCAACAAGTATCTCCTGGACCTCCATAGCCAGGCGGGTGTGGGGTCCTATGCAGCTGTACTCCTCGGCCAGGTCAAGGAGCCTGATGGCGCGGGGATCGGCGTTATGGTACCTGTGACCGAAACCAGGAATCCTCCGGTTCCTCCTGAGGTGGTCGTCAACCAGTTCCCTGGCAGCAGAGGGTATATCATCCTCACAGCTGCATTTTGAGATGGTGTCCTGGAAGAGCTTCATGGAACGCTCAATGGCCCCTGCATGGTTCTTACCAAAGGCCAGGAGCCCCCCGGCGATACAGGCATGCACCGGAGAACCGGCAGAAGCAATCATACGCGCAGCCTGAATACTGGGAGGAGTAACACCATGATCACAGAAGGAAACCAGAACAGCCTCCAGCATCCTGGCCACATTCTCAGAGGGAAGCTCACCCCTGATCAGAAGATACACCATCTCAGAAAAAGAAACACCACCAATAAGCTCCTCCTGAGAATAACCCTTGGTAACAATACGATTAGGCTCAACACGAGTAATAGAAGTCCTCCACTTTGGGTTTCGGGTTCTCAGTATATCGTTTATCATTCCTTCAGTTATCATGGATCTCCTATAATATCTACCCGTATTTATATTTTGGTACATTTGGTGTATCAGTTTTCACTTATTGTGAACCAAATTATCCCTGTCAGAAATTTAGTTCACAAAATAGGTAATCAAGTACACTAAAATAGTAAATTTTAAATAGGGTCGTGACAAGGTAAAGTGTGAGGTGATAAAATGGACACCAGATTGATCATAGGAGTAGTCGTTGCAATTGTAATAATTGCAGGAGCTGTACTGGCACTTGGAGGTGGCGGACAGCAGGAAAAGATAGATATCGTTGGTTCAACTTCTGTTCAGCCGGTGGCAGAGAAACTTGCCGCTGAATACATGAAGAAACACCCGAACGTTAAAATAAACGTTCAGGGTGGGGGTTCCAGTGTAGGTATAAAGAGTGCCCAGGATGGCACAGCAGACATTGGAACAAGTTCAAAGGAACTCAAGGATGATGAGAAAAAGGGTCTTACAGAGTACCTCATAGGAAAGGACGGAATAGCAATCATCGTAAACAGCAAGAACAGCGTGGAAGACCTTACAGCCGACCAGGTGAAGGACATATTCAGTGGTAAGATAACCAACTGGAAAGAAGTCGGCGGAGCAGATGCAAAGATAACAGTTGTCACCCGTGAGGATGGTTCAGGAACCAGGAAGGCCTTTGAAGAAATAGTCATGGGCAAGGAAACCAAGATCAAGAAGGACGCAATCGTCGAAAGCTCAACAGAGGCTGTTAAACAGGCAGTGAAACAGGACCCTAATGCCATAGGCTTCATATCCCTTGCAAACCTCGATGAAACAGTAAAGGCCCTGAAGATTGGTGGAGTAGCACCATCTGAGCAGACAGTGGCAGATGGATCCTACAAGATACAGAGGCCATTCCTCTTCCTGGTTAAGGGAAGTGCCCAGGGAGCAGTCAAGGACTTCATTGACTGGGTACTCAGCCCCGAAGGTCAGGAAATAGTCAAATCAGAAAAGGTTGTACCTGCAAAGGCATGATCTTAAAGCGGCCCTCAGGGGCCCGGTACATTATTTATTTTTCATCCCGTCACCTCCACTCCGGTGAACTTTATTAGGCAATAGGTGAAATCATAAAGTGAAGGTGATGGAGATGGATGTAAAGATCAGGAACCTTATCATAATCATCATTATCATAGCCCTTGCTTACTTCATGATAAAGCCAGGAGCCAACTATGAGAGAATCGAAATTGCAGGCTCAACCTCTGTTCAGCCGGTGGCAGAGAAACTTGCCGCTGAATACATGAAGAAACACCCAAACGTAAGGATAAATGTTCAGGGCGGCGGTTCAGGTATGGGTATAAGGACGGCTCAGCAGGGAGTGGTTGATATAGGAACAAGTTCAAAGGCCCTTAAACCTGAAGAAAAGGATGATCTCAGGGAGTACGTAATAGGAAAGGATGGCATAATAATAGCGGTAAACCACAGAAACCCCGTTGATGATCTTACAGATGAACAGCTCAGGGACATATTCAGCGGCAAGATCAGGAACTGGAAGGAAGTTGGCGGTCCTGATGCCGAGATACATGTCATAGTCCGTGAGGAAGGATCAGGAACACGGAGTTCATTCGTGAGTCTTGTGATGAAGAATACGAAGATAAGATCCGATGCAATCGTACAGGGATCCACCGAGTCTGTAAAGCAGGCAGTAAAGAGTGATCCGTATGCCATAGGATTTGTTTCAATGGCCCACATGAGCCCTGATGTAAAGGCCCTTGAGGTGAATGATGTCACACCCTCAGAGACCACGGTGGCAGATGGTTCTTACCCCCTTGTTGTACCCTTCGAGTTCCTTACAAAGGGAGAACCGGAAGGTGCTGTTAAGGACTTCATAGACTGGGTATTTTCACCTGAGGGTCAGGCAATCGTCAGGAGCCAGAAGGTTGTTCCTGCAATAGCAAATGTTTCAGATGACACATAGGAGGTATAGGAATGATTAGCAGAACAAGGGAAATGTTGATTGAGAGGGGTCTTTTTATAGTCGCAATCTTTTCCATCATCACGATCCTTCTCATCATAATCTTCATCTTCAGGGAAGGATTCCCGGTATTGCAGGAATATGGGGTCCTTCAGTTCATATTTGGACTGGACTGGGCGCCATCTGATGGTAAATATGGTGTTTTCACCATGATTGTAGGATCCCTCTGCATCACCCTCCTCTCCCTTGCAATAGCAGTTCCATTATCAATTCTATGCGCAATATTCATGGCTGAGGTGGCGCCTCAACTGATGCGCAAAATCCTGAAACCTGTTATAGAGACCCTTGCCGCAATACCCTCAGTTGTCTACGGCTTCTTTGGCCTGATAATACTGGTCCCCTTTGTGAGGGAAAACATTGGCGGCACAGGCTTCGGGATGCTCACAGCATCACTG
The sequence above is drawn from the Methanothermobacter wolfeii genome and encodes:
- a CDS encoding phosphate signaling complex PhoU family protein, translated to MKNKTKNATLKSIIDVILYENPSTQDEIAERLGITRRYVTKLLQPLIKEGLVRRAYIVDIKRLEEFPDLFDEEITSREYAGSFFIKEMLRDMASHVCKQLRASFKSLEEYDEELANDALKMDYITNTMHEKVRASVDTAISMNPYSEFSKTMNFTEIAYDLERIGDHSAIMPNFVIKEAYEVDPAMMDYLRKMFSIAIEMLETAMEAFLNEKLELKGRLMSLEDEIHRVQKSALNCVATQMAETPFEDKERSTYYISLSRIVKTLERIADISIEIFDTAGEYYRNIPRTTTPERFRRREKEFDFE
- a CDS encoding 2TM domain-containing protein translates to MQDPYERARKRVKELKEFYMHLSVFAAVNLTLFLINLVSTPGRWWFYWVTVFWGIGLIWHAFGVFIEDRLFGKEWEEKKIREYMEKNKK
- a CDS encoding citryl-CoA lyase, with amino-acid sequence MITEGMINDILRTRNPKWRTSITRVEPNRIVTKGYSQEELIGGVSFSEMVYLLIRGELPSENVARMLEAVLVSFCDHGVTPPSIQAARMIASAGSPVHACIAGGLLAFGKNHAGAIERSMKLFQDTISKCSCEDDIPSAARELVDDHLRRNRRIPGFGHRYHNADPRAIRLLDLAEEYSCIGPHTRLAMEVQEILVEEKGVRMNVDGANAGILSDMGFDWRTGAGLFMIGRLPGLISHVYEEKVREPAFRKFFDIEEIHYDGEEERIIGSSEKTLYGVEKCRTHTREPGKE
- a CDS encoding phosphate ABC transporter substrate-binding protein, with protein sequence MDTRLIIGVVVAIVIIAGAVLALGGGGQQEKIDIVGSTSVQPVAEKLAAEYMKKHPNVKINVQGGGSSVGIKSAQDGTADIGTSSKELKDDEKKGLTEYLIGKDGIAIIVNSKNSVEDLTADQVKDIFSGKITNWKEVGGADAKITVVTREDGSGTRKAFEEIVMGKETKIKKDAIVESSTEAVKQAVKQDPNAIGFISLANLDETVKALKIGGVAPSEQTVADGSYKIQRPFLFLVKGSAQGAVKDFIDWVLSPEGQEIVKSEKVVPAKA
- a CDS encoding phosphate ABC transporter substrate-binding protein — protein: MDVKIRNLIIIIIIIALAYFMIKPGANYERIEIAGSTSVQPVAEKLAAEYMKKHPNVRINVQGGGSGMGIRTAQQGVVDIGTSSKALKPEEKDDLREYVIGKDGIIIAVNHRNPVDDLTDEQLRDIFSGKIRNWKEVGGPDAEIHVIVREEGSGTRSSFVSLVMKNTKIRSDAIVQGSTESVKQAVKSDPYAIGFVSMAHMSPDVKALEVNDVTPSETTVADGSYPLVVPFEFLTKGEPEGAVKDFIDWVFSPEGQAIVRSQKVVPAIANVSDDT
- the pstC gene encoding phosphate ABC transporter permease subunit PstC; protein product: MISRTREMLIERGLFIVAIFSIITILLIIIFIFREGFPVLQEYGVLQFIFGLDWAPSDGKYGVFTMIVGSLCITLLSLAIAVPLSILCAIFMAEVAPQLMRKILKPVIETLAAIPSVVYGFFGLIILVPFVRENIGGTGFGMLTASLILTVMIMPTIISVSEDAIRSVPLEYKEASLALGATQWQTIRRVIFPAAIPGIITSIILGMGRAIGETLAVIMVAGNVTQIPSSILDPVRALTSNIALEMGYATGLHYSALFGTAIILFVMIMVLLVIANYFHYKKKIVVGGGYL